A part of Tigriopus californicus strain San Diego chromosome 10, Tcal_SD_v2.1, whole genome shotgun sequence genomic DNA contains:
- the LOC131888303 gene encoding LIM/homeobox protein Awh-like isoform X2, which produces MAISNEEPGSVCQSSGVDEIHISNKRPAPSGPGDVLGPTVDMNRTDLPWKWEHPSHQPHPTFTDLNSTKNEPVDCSLCGDVISDRYILQVASRSWHSECLRCSICQTMLDSHASCFLRDDQLFCKLDYAKLFGAKCFKCCRLISPTDWVRKARDQVYHLACFACDACKRQLSTGEEFGIHENRVLCKSHYMEIVDGGHTSSDESGETESQNKKKTKRMRTTFTEEQIQILQANFQIDSNPDGQDLERIAQITGLSKRVTQVWFQNCRARQKKYMNSGKPRGQSKSVPMPGVSPIQRDQCSTPQQLDLHVMYSTFRAQPPATSSVILMT; this is translated from the exons ATGGCCATCTCCAATGAAGAGCCCGGAAGTGTTTGCCAGAGTAGTGGAGTGGATGAAATTCACATTAGTAATAAAAGGCCAGCACCGAGTGGTCCAGGCGATGTGCTTGGACCCACGGTGGATATGAACCGAACAGACCTACCTTGGAAGTGGGAACACCCTAGTCATCAACCTCATCCCACCTTCACAGACCTCAATAGTACGAAG AATGAGCCCGTGGACTGCAGTTTATGTGGGGATGTCATCAGTGATCGTTACATCCTCCAAGTGGCTAGTCGATCGTGGCATTCTGAGTGTCTGCGGTGTTCCATTTGTCAAACCATGTTGGATTCCCATGCCAGCTGTTTTCTGAGAGACGATCAACTCTTTTGTAAACTGGACTATGCCAA ATTGTTTGGCGCCAAATGCTTTAAGTGCTGTCGTCTTATTTCGCCCACCGATTGGGTGCGAAAAGCCAGGGACCAAGTTTACCACCTTGCCTGTTTCGCTTGTGATGCCTGCAAGAGGCAATTATCCACTGGAGAGGAATTTGGAATCCACGAGAACCGAGTTTTGTGCAAATCCCATTACATGGAAATCGTCGACGGAGGTCACACATCTTCTGATG AGAGTGGAGAGACAGAATctcaaaacaagaaaaaaaccaaaaggATGAGAACGACCTTCACCGAAGAACAGATTCAGATCTTGCAAGCTAATTTTCAAATCGACTCCAACCCTGACGGACAAGATCTGGAGCGAATAGCTCAAATCACCGGCTTGAGCAAGCGAGTGACTCAAGTGTGGTTCCAAAACTGTCGAGCCAGACAGAAGAAGTACATGAACTCAGGGAAACCACGAGGACAAA GCAAGTCCGTTCCAATGCCGGGCGTGAGTCCCATTCAAAGAGACCAATGCTCCACTCCTCAACAACTCGACCTCCACGTGATGTATTCAACCTTTAGGGCTCAGCCTCCCGCCACATCCTCAG TAATCCTGATGACCTGA
- the LOC131888303 gene encoding LIM/homeobox protein Awh-like isoform X1 — MAISNEEPGSVCQSSGVDEIHISNKRPAPSGPGDVLGPTVDMNRTDLPWKWEHPSHQPHPTFTDLNSTKNEPVDCSLCGDVISDRYILQVASRSWHSECLRCSICQTMLDSHASCFLRDDQLFCKLDYAKLFGAKCFKCCRLISPTDWVRKARDQVYHLACFACDACKRQLSTGEEFGIHENRVLCKSHYMEIVDGGHTSSDESGETESQNKKKTKRMRTTFTEEQIQILQANFQIDSNPDGQDLERIAQITGLSKRVTQVWFQNCRARQKKYMNSGKPRGQSKSVPMPGVSPIQRDQCSTPQQLDLHVMYSTFRAQPPATSSDSNPDDLSSAADANPTGFMHGEV; from the exons ATGGCCATCTCCAATGAAGAGCCCGGAAGTGTTTGCCAGAGTAGTGGAGTGGATGAAATTCACATTAGTAATAAAAGGCCAGCACCGAGTGGTCCAGGCGATGTGCTTGGACCCACGGTGGATATGAACCGAACAGACCTACCTTGGAAGTGGGAACACCCTAGTCATCAACCTCATCCCACCTTCACAGACCTCAATAGTACGAAG AATGAGCCCGTGGACTGCAGTTTATGTGGGGATGTCATCAGTGATCGTTACATCCTCCAAGTGGCTAGTCGATCGTGGCATTCTGAGTGTCTGCGGTGTTCCATTTGTCAAACCATGTTGGATTCCCATGCCAGCTGTTTTCTGAGAGACGATCAACTCTTTTGTAAACTGGACTATGCCAA ATTGTTTGGCGCCAAATGCTTTAAGTGCTGTCGTCTTATTTCGCCCACCGATTGGGTGCGAAAAGCCAGGGACCAAGTTTACCACCTTGCCTGTTTCGCTTGTGATGCCTGCAAGAGGCAATTATCCACTGGAGAGGAATTTGGAATCCACGAGAACCGAGTTTTGTGCAAATCCCATTACATGGAAATCGTCGACGGAGGTCACACATCTTCTGATG AGAGTGGAGAGACAGAATctcaaaacaagaaaaaaaccaaaaggATGAGAACGACCTTCACCGAAGAACAGATTCAGATCTTGCAAGCTAATTTTCAAATCGACTCCAACCCTGACGGACAAGATCTGGAGCGAATAGCTCAAATCACCGGCTTGAGCAAGCGAGTGACTCAAGTGTGGTTCCAAAACTGTCGAGCCAGACAGAAGAAGTACATGAACTCAGGGAAACCACGAGGACAAA GCAAGTCCGTTCCAATGCCGGGCGTGAGTCCCATTCAAAGAGACCAATGCTCCACTCCTCAACAACTCGACCTCCACGTGATGTATTCAACCTTTAGGGCTCAGCCTCCCGCCACATCCTCAG ATAGTAATCCTGATGACCTGAGTTCAGCGGCAGATGCTAATCCAACGGGATTTATGCATGGAGAAGTGtga
- the LOC131887965 gene encoding signal peptidase complex subunit 1-like → MDFLRSIPTHMDFEGQARAENLSRIIVFLFGMVGLVWGYIIQQFSQTVYILAAGLALSILITVPPWPFYRLKSVKWQKARPDPDVADSKSKKKK, encoded by the exons ATGGATTTTCTCCGATCGATTCCCACCCACATG GATTTCGAGGGTCAGGCTCGGGCCGAGAATCTGTCGCGGATCATCGTGTTCCTCTTTGGCATGGTCGGGCTCGTTTGGGGATACATCATTCAGCAATTCTCTCAGACTGTCTACATTCTCGCCGCCGGATTGGCTTTGTCCATCTTG ATCACCGTTCCTCCATGGCCATTCTATCGGTTAAAGAGTGTCAAATGGCAGAAAGCCCGACCAGACCCTGATGTGGCCGATTCCAAGTCTAAGAAAAAGAAGTAG
- the LOC131887962 gene encoding WD repeat-containing protein 43-like, with product MPAAAMLETGTRGSTATSSAWSAEPYRFTGDERASHLGLITPDGRLKVFNRSLNALKAEFLPTSHLTAACTALAWRPETLENPKSPKKNRKRKSSLSSMSNGVDGSEGGARAKFDQMAIGTADGSIVIYSLQSGQVKHNEAKVHASRVNDLVWNTAGSIVYSCDEAGYIGQFPISKAVFTKFKCGIKKASLFSIRLHPQGSSLIVGSKSQMIWIDLESQKPIHTFVDHQGDIRALSVFTSSESAYVCASGSSEKDLTVSVWKLDANILSQDNPEVTLNVNETVHAICTSPSHHDDVGNGVRIGCVTASGMFHCFEFDPESKRKKGKLLKPKLTIQVATGKDKSTGSKVVPLPVLGAALAENKVFLVHGSHSRPAFEECDYDQLEKVTCLIRTLNTAPAQIPTGTKVTVPDSASSKDIVVVGPGASMAKATLRKRKTSVSDKLEDLPMIDRLRLLSKETDHVTTPPRTDSVLQLLLQGLHNQDRRILDSVLDRADLDMIDKTVQKLPVEGVIPLIQELHHYIQGRGMVNSSHSKWLKSVLQHHTSFLMSNAHCQELLGPVYAMLEARTRHYASLAQLKGKLDILTKQITMKPEERKSMDVAKEALLSYKDDSSDDQSDIMDELLPPPSDIEDNWKINNDEEEEDEDSDEDDEEQVNGDEEDEVEDDDEEDMDSD from the exons ATGCCGGCGGCCGCCATGCTGGAGACGGGAACGCGTGGGTCGACTGCCACCTCCTCCGCGTGGTCGGCCGAGCCCTATCGCTTCACCGGCGATGAGCGGGCCTCGCATTTGGGTCTCATCACGCCCGATGGCCGACTCAAAGTCTTCAATCGCAGTCTAAACGCCCTCAAGGCCGAGTTCCTGCCCACGTCGCACCTGACGGCAGCCTGTACCGCTTTGGCGTGGCGACCCGAGACGCTGGAAAACCCCAAGTCGCCCAAAAA AAATCGCAAGCGAAAGAGTTCGTTGTCCTCGATGTCGAATGGGGTGGACGGCTCGGAAGGCGGAGCCCGagccaagtttgatcaaatGGCCATTGGAACGGCTGATGGCTCAATTGTCATCTACTCGCTTCAATCCGGACAAGTCAAACACAACGAGGCCAAAGTCCACGCCTCGCGGGTCAATGATTTG gtttggAATACCGCTGGCAGCATAGTCTATTCTTGCGACGAAGCCGGCTACATTGGCCAATTTCCCATTTCCAAGGCCGTGTTCACTAAGTTTAAGTGCGGCATCAAGAAAGCCTCGTTGTTCTCGATTCGACTTCACCCGCAAGGTTCCAGTCTGATCGTGGGCTCCAAATCTCAGATGATCTGGATCGATCTCGAGTCTCAAAAACCTATCCACACCTTCGTGGATCATCAGGGCGATATCCGGGCCTTGAGCGTGTTCACCTCGTCCGAATCCGCCTACGTGTGTGCCAGTGGCTCAAGCGAGAAAGACTTGACTGTGTCGGTGTGGAAGTTGGATGCGAACATTTTGTCGCAGGACAATCCAGAAGTGACGCTGAACGTCAATGAGACCGTTCATGCCATTTGCACGAGTCCAAGCCACCATGATGACGTCGGCAATGGGGTTAGAATTGGCTGTGTCACGGCCAGTGGCATGTTTCATTGTTTCGAATTCGACCCCGAAAGCAAACGCAAGAAGGGCAAGTTGCTTAAGCCCAAATTGACCATTCAG GTGGCCACGGGCAAGGACAAATCAACGGGTAGTAAGGTAGTACCATTGCCCGTTTTGGGTGCTGCCTTGGCCGAGAATAAAGTGTTCCTCGTCCATGGGAGCCACTCTCGTCCCGCCTTTGAAGAATGTGACTACGatcaattggaaaaagtgaCTTGTCTCATTCGCACACTCAACACCGCCCCCGCCCAAATCCCAACTGGCACAAAAGTGACG GTCCCGGATTCCGCCTCTTCTAAGGATATTGTGGTCGTTGGACCAGGTGCCTCCATGGCCAAAGCAACACTAAGAAAACGGAAAACCTCGGTCAGTGACAAACTTGAAGACTTGCCCATGATTGATAG GTTGCGCCTTCTGTCCAAGGAAACCGATCACGTGACCACCCCCCCAAGAACAGATTCGGTTCTTCAGCTTCTGCTCCAAGGGCTGCATAACCAGGATCGGCGCATTTTGGATTCAGTCTTGGACCGCGCAGATTTGGACATGATTGACAAAACGGTGCAAAAACTTCCCGTCGAAGGCGTGATCCCGCTCATTCAAGAACTGCATCATTACATCCAG GGTCGTGGAATGGTTAATAGCTCGCATTCGAAATGGCTCAAATCGGTCCTGCAACATCACACATCTTTTCTAATGAGCAATGCCCATTGCCAAGAGCTCCTGGGACCCGTTTATGCCATGTTGGAAGCGCGAACCCGACATTACGCGTCATTGGCTCAACTGAAAGGCAAACTGGACATCCTCACCAAGCAAATCACCATGAAACCGGAAGAGAGAAAGTCCATGGACGTGGCCAAAGAGGCATTGTTAT CATATAAGGATGACTCGTCGGATGACCAGTCGGATATCATGGACGAACTTCTTCCCCCTCCATCGGACATCGAGGACAATTGGAAGATCAATaacgacgaggaagaggaggatgaagattccgacgaggatgatgaggagCAGGTCAATGGggatgaagaagatgaggtcgaggatgatgatgaagaagacatGGACAGCGATTGA
- the LOC131887964 gene encoding uncharacterized protein LOC131887964 — MIALEVHFRTMDRLSIAHVESTWDFDADQLRDCLQFHPETESPFEFDPEQDITMDHCCQFIGDSNSSEPLSFTLGRPEADLSSISRVILVSEARWVEIYQSDGQYLQSAPGNLLPDSDDEFKIYLIDLTLKAEAVDRLQFKCMGLISRSCWLLACHLMLKAQSPAQISSSTFDCQRINDMLENLELSDKALAFKRVFETMQSSGAAGSGPLGGVLPPIMSLAQMSRVNDTIVQSVNNSAASDGTRGSELTEDDPLKAMELRIMSRIEAVKREQDRKLEEILERLRILTPTVKPGDSDNVKNKGE; from the coding sequence ATGATCGCTCTCGAAGTGCATTTCCGTACCATGGATCGTCTCTCCATCGCTCATGTCGAATCCACTTGGGACTTTGATGCGGATCAACTGCGCGATTGCCTGCAATTTCATCCGGAAACCGAGTCGCCTTTCGAATTCGACCCGGAGCAAGACATCACCATGGATCATTGTTGCCAGTTCATCGGCGATTCCAACTCCTCCGAACCTCTATCCTTCACCCTAGGCCGACCTGAGGCCGACCTCAGTTCGATCAGTCGCGTCATCTTGGTCTCCGAGGCTCGCTGGGTCGAGATTTACCAATCCGATGGTCAATATCTTCAAAGTGCTCCCGGTAATCTCTTGCCCGATTCGGATGACGAGTTCAAGATCTATCTCATTGATCTGACCTTAAAGGCTGAGGCCGTGGATCGGCTCCAGTTCAAATGTATGGGCTTGATATCCCGGTCATGTTGGCTGTTGGCCTGCCATTTGATGCTGAAGGCCCAGAGCCCAGCCCAGATCAGCTCGTCGACCTTTGATTGTCAGCGGATCAATGATATGTTAGAAAACCTGGAGTTGTCAGATAAAGCTTTAGCGTTCAAACGTGTTTTTGAGACGATGCAGTCCTCGGGTGCGGCTGGCTCTGGCCCGTTGGGCGGGGTCTTGCCTCCAATCATGTCGCTCGCTCAAATGTCCCGTGTCAATGACACTATTGTGCAATCAGTTAATAATAGTGCGGCAAGTGATGGGACTCGGGGGTCTGAGCTGACCGAGGATGACCCATTGAAGGCCATGGAGTTGAGAATCATGAGCCGCATTGAAGCCGTCAAACGAGAACAAGATCGCAAATTGGAGGAAATTTTAGAACGGTTACGGATATTGACCCCAACGGTTAAGCCAGGGGATAGTGACAATGTCAAGAATAAAGGGGAATGA